In Leifsonia sp. PS1209, the genomic stretch CTGGTCGAACGCCTGCAGCGCGGCGATCATGGCGAAGATCACGACGAAGGCGAGCGTGTTGCTCAGCTGCGGCAGCGTGATGTTGGTGAACCGCTTCCAGGCGCCCGCACCGTCGATGCGGGCCGCCTCGTACAGGCTCACCGGGATCTCCTGCAGTCCGGCGATGAAGATCACCATGTAGAAGCCGAAGCTCTTCCACACGGCCACCAGCACGACCGTCGGCATGGCGAGCACGGGATCCTGCAGGACGTTGCCGAGCTGGATGCCGACCGACCGCAACCAGAAGTTGAGGAGCCCGACCTGCGGGTCGAGCAGGTACGACCAGGCGAAGGCGGCGACCGCGAGCGAGACGATGAACGGCACGAACAGCGCCGTGCGGAAGAACCCGCGCCCGGCCAGCCGGGGGTTGTTGAGCAGCAGCGCGAGGGCGAGCGCCCCGATCAGCGCGGTCGGCGTGAACAGCACCGCGTAGAGCGCGGTGGTCGACAGCGTGCCCAGGATGCTCGGGTTCGTGAAGATCTCGACGTAGTTGCCGAAGCCCACCCACTGCTCCGGCCCGAACCCGCTGCTGTCGGTGAACGACGTGCGGAGCGCCGAGAGCATCGGCCAGGCGACGAAGGCGGTGAGGATGATCAGTGCCGGCAGCAGGAAGATCAGCGCGATGCGGGCCGATCCCTTGCGCGTCCTGATCGGTCCGCGACCCCCGAGGGGCGCCGGAGGCCGGTAGGCCCGTTTGGGTGGTCTGACGGTCGTTGTCATGGTGTCTCCACAGCGGTAGCCGCCGCGCCGGACGGGCGGCGGCTACCGGGTTGTCGGAACTGCTCTGTTAGGTGCTCAGCGCCTATTTGCTCAGCGCTTGGGTGACCTTGGTGGACGCCGCGCTCAGCAGGTCGCTGGGGTCTCCCCCCGCGAGCGACTTCTGCGTCGCCTCGTCGACCGCCGAGAGCACATCCACGCTGTTGGCGACGCCGGGCAGCAGCGGACGGGCGGTTCCCGAGATGGCCGTCAGCGCCGCGACCACCGGGTTCGACGACACGTCGGAGGCGGGGATGTCGGTGCGCAGGGGCGGCCAGCCGGAGCCGAGGGACCACTTGGTCGCGACCTCTTTGGTGAAGAAGTAGTCGAAGAACTTCTTGGCCGCAGCCTGCTTGGTCGAGTCGGCCTGCGCGGTCACGGCCGCACTGATGCCGATCGCCGACGCCGCCTGCTCCTTCGGGCCGGCGGGGATGCCCGCGATACCCCAGTCGATCTTCGCGTCTGCTGCGACCCCTGCCATCCACGGGCCGCCGATCTCCATCGCGGCCTTGCCGGAGCTGAACAGCTTGTCGGACGCGACGCCGTCGAGTCCGGTGGGCGAGATGTGCCCGGTGGTGACCGCGTTCGACCAGAACTTCAGGGTCTCCACGTTGGCGGCGGAGTCGACGACGGACTTGCCGCTCTTCACGATGTCTCCGCCGTTGCCGTAGAACAGGCTGGCCCAGACGCCGTTGCCGACGGTGGCGTGGTCGGGCAGCGCGAGGCCGTACTGCTCCGGCGTGCCGTCGCCGTTCTCGTCGACGGTCAGCTTCTTGGCATCGGCGACCCACTCGTCCCAGGTGGTCGGGAAGGTGGTGATGCCGGCTTTCTCGAACAGGCCCTTGTTGTAGATGACGGAGAGCGGGACGAAGCCGGTCGGCACGCCGAAGTACGACCCGTCGACCTTCTCCATCTCGACGGCGCGCGGATTGAGGTTGGCGCTCTTGATGCTGTCGGACGCGTAGAAGTCGTCGAGCTTCGCGAACGCGCCCTTGCTGGCGTAGACGGGGAGGTTCTCTGCGGGGAGGGCGACGATGTCCGGGCCCTTCTTCGCGCTGAGCGCCGGGAGGAGGGTGTCGCCGATGACGGCCCAGGTCTTGGTGGTGGTCTTGATCGTGATGTTCTTCTGCGACTTATTGAAGTCGTCGACGATCTGATCGAGGACCTTGCCGTCTGCCTCGGTGTATCCGTGCCAGAAGGTCAGATCGACGTGGGAGGAGGACGATGAGCCGGTGCCGGAGCCTGAGCAGCCCGCCAGCGCGACGGCCGCCCCCGCCGCGAGCGCGACGGCCGCGATGAGTTTCTTCATTGAATGCCTCTCAGAGTGACCGACGACGGCGTCGATCCACGGGTTTTTACAACGTTGAATTTTCAACGTTGTATCGGATTATAGAAAGAACCATTTCCGGATGTCAACGTTCGGTATCGTTAGCGTCTCACGCCCTCGATGGCGCGACCGACGAATGGAGTCGCCGAATGCTCGTCAGACACCGCGATGCCGAACCCTCGATCGACCCCGCCGCCTTCGTGGCGTCGACGGCCGTCATCGTGGGGAACGTCCGGATCGCGGCGGGAGCCCGCATCCTGCACGGCGCGGTGATCAGCGCAGAAGACGGCGAGGTCGTCATCGGCGAGGACGCCGTCGTCATGGAGCACGCCGTCATCCGGGGCAGGGCCGAGCATCCCGCGCTGGTCGGCGCCGCCGTGATGGTCGGGCCGCACGCGCACATCAACGGGAGCACGGTGGGCGACGAGGCGTTCATCGCGACCGGCGCGGCGCTCTTCCCCGGCAGCAGCGTCGGCGCAGGAGCCGAGGTCCGCATCCACGGCGTCGTGCAGGTCAACACGACGCTGCAGCCCGGCG encodes the following:
- a CDS encoding sugar ABC transporter permease; this translates as MTTTVRPPKRAYRPPAPLGGRGPIRTRKGSARIALIFLLPALIILTAFVAWPMLSALRTSFTDSSGFGPEQWVGFGNYVEIFTNPSILGTLSTTALYAVLFTPTALIGALALALLLNNPRLAGRGFFRTALFVPFIVSLAVAAFAWSYLLDPQVGLLNFWLRSVGIQLGNVLQDPVLAMPTVVLVAVWKSFGFYMVIFIAGLQEIPVSLYEAARIDGAGAWKRFTNITLPQLSNTLAFVVIFAMIAALQAFDQIYVMTGGGPYRSTQTVVMEIYQEGFKKLDLGLASALSYVLLLATLILSLVQFRFFGRREKDLS
- a CDS encoding ABC transporter substrate-binding protein — its product is MKKLIAAVALAAGAAVALAGCSGSGTGSSSSSHVDLTFWHGYTEADGKVLDQIVDDFNKSQKNITIKTTTKTWAVIGDTLLPALSAKKGPDIVALPAENLPVYASKGAFAKLDDFYASDSIKSANLNPRAVEMEKVDGSYFGVPTGFVPLSVIYNKGLFEKAGITTFPTTWDEWVADAKKLTVDENGDGTPEQYGLALPDHATVGNGVWASLFYGNGGDIVKSGKSVVDSAANVETLKFWSNAVTTGHISPTGLDGVASDKLFSSGKAAMEIGGPWMAGVAADAKIDWGIAGIPAGPKEQAASAIGISAAVTAQADSTKQAAAKKFFDYFFTKEVATKWSLGSGWPPLRTDIPASDVSSNPVVAALTAISGTARPLLPGVANSVDVLSAVDEATQKSLAGGDPSDLLSAASTKVTQALSK
- a CDS encoding gamma carbonic anhydrase family protein — translated: MLVRHRDAEPSIDPAAFVASTAVIVGNVRIAAGARILHGAVISAEDGEVVIGEDAVVMEHAVIRGRAEHPALVGAAVMVGPHAHINGSTVGDEAFIATGAALFPGSSVGAGAEVRIHGVVQVNTTLQPGAVVPIGWVAVGDPAVILPPDRHDEIWAIQRELDFTGTVYGVGPDAGMRTIMRKQSDFYGAHVADQAVDPH